The Paenibacillus thermoaerophilus genome segment CGACAGCAGCTTCTCCGCCAGATCGGCATACGCCGCCAGATCGTCTCCGTCCATCTCCGTATCGGCGCCGGTCAACCTGGCCACGGCCGAATCCGGATTAAGCACGACATACCCTTCTCCGGCCACCTCGCGCCAATCGATCAGCGGCGCGTACGCGCGGATCGCCCGCTGATGCTTGCGCGTGATCCACTCGGCCGACGAAGCGTTCAGCACCATCGGGATCAAATAATGGTCGAATCCCGGCACGATCGCGCCCGGATCGGACACCTCAAGCGCGCAGTCGACCGCAAAACGGCGAACGCGCGACAGCAAATCGATTGTATTCTCCTCCGTGACGCCCGTGCTGCCCCCTACGAGAATGGCATCCGTTCCCGACAGGCACAGACGTTCCAGGTCCTCGTCGCCGATCGGCCGTTCCGGGTCCAGCTTGAACACGTGCCGCCACTCGCGAAATCCCGCATTCATCGTCTCCATGCATCCTTTCGCCGGCCAGTCCGGCTGTTCTGTATCCAGTCTACAGAACGCACGGAGAGAGTGTCAATTTGGCCGGGGAACCAATTGATTCCTCGGCGCGTCCATACCTGCATCCCCGGAAAAAGCAGAACGGCGCAGCGCCGTCTTGCGATCCCCGGCAAACCTTGATAACCTTGACCATAACATCCCAATCGGAGGGGAACATCCCATGAACGAAACCATCGAATTATTGAAACGCCACCGTTCCATCCGCAAATACAAACCCGATCCCGTCAAACCGGAGCACCTTCGGGAAATATTGGCCTGCGCCCAAATGGCGTCGTCGTCCAGCCACATGCAAGCCTACAGCGTCATCGGCGTCACCGATCCGAAGGTGAAAGCGCAGTTCGCCGAATGGTGCGGCGGCCAAGCCTACGTCGCCTCCTGCCCGCTGCTGCTCGTCTGGTGCGCGGATCTGCGCAGACTGGACCGCATCTGCAAGGCGCAGGGAGCCGACTCGTCCGCGGATACGACGGAGAACCTGCTCGTTGCCGTCGTGGACGCCTCGCTCGCCGCGCAGAACGCGGCCGTCGCCGCGGAGTCTCTCGGGCTGGGCATCGTCTACATCGGCAGCCTCCGCAATCGGATCGCCGAGGTCGGCCGGGTGCTGGAGCTGCCGGTTCATACGGTTCCGCTGTTCGGCATGTGCGTCGGCTACCCGGACCAAGCGCCCATGAAGCGCCCCCGGCTGCCCGTCGAGCTGGTCTATCACGAGGAGCGTTACCGCGACATCGCCCCGGACGATCCGGCCCTGCAGCGGTACGACGCCGAGTACAGCGCCTATATGAGCGAGCGCACCGACGGACGGGTCGCGTCCTCCTGGACGGAACAAATGCGGGCCAAGCTGTCCTCGCCGGAACGGCTGCATATGAAGGAATACCTGAACGGACAAGGGCTGGGAAGGCGATGACGGATCGCCGCCTCATCTTCCTCGCCAGCCTGTCCTACCTCGTCATCGGCATGGCCCATGTCGTCGCGGGGGCGGTGCTGGAGCCGATGATGGACGCTTATGCCCTGGACTACTCGGACGGCGGGCAGTTCATCATGAACCAGTTTCTCGGCTTTCTGGCCGGAGTGCTCGCCGGTCCCTGGCTGTCCGGCCGGCTCGGCAGACGCGGGGCCATCTTGCTCGCCCTCGGCGCGCTGGCGGCAACGGAGGCCGTCTACACGGCACTGCCGCCCTGGGGGTGGATGCTCGCCATCGCGCCCGTCGCGGGCTTCGGCTTCGGGCTGACGGAGGCGGTGATCGGCGCCCTTGTGATCGATTCGATCCGGGAGCGCAAAGCATCGGCGATGACGCTTGTCGAGACGTTTTTCGGCGTCGGCGCCCTGCTGATGCCCGCCGCCGCGGCGCTGCTGATCCGATTCGGCAGTTGGCGCCTCGGGTTCCCGCTGATCGCCGTCTCCGCCTTGGCGTCTCTGATTTTATGGAAGCTTGCGCCGAAGGCCGAATCTTCGCCCGCATCCCCAGGGGATGCGGAGGCGGCGGCCCGGAACGGGGGCCGCTACCGGCCCGGCCAGCTTCCTTTTTTGATGTTGGCGATCCTGTACTTTCTCTTTTATGTCGGCATGGAGATGAGCTTCTCCAACTACTTGCCGTCGATTCTCATGGAACGGGCTTCGATGGAGGAAGCTTTCGCAGCGGCGGGCATGAGCCTGTTCTGGGGCACGATGGTTGTCGGCCGATTGTTCGCGGGACGCCTGGCCGAACGGATCGGGTATGTCCGTTATCTGGTCTTCGCCACCGCCGGCGGCTTTTTCTCGCTGCTGCTGATCCGGGTCGCGGAAGGGGCGGCCTGGAGCCTCATGTGGACAGGGATAAACGGATTGGCATGGTCCGGCGTATTCGCCGTCGGGCTCGTCTACGCCAATCGGGTGCTCGCCGGCATGACCGACCGGACGACCAGTCTGCTGGTGGCGTTCGGCGGCGTGGGAGGAGCCCTGTTCCCGAGGCTGAGCGGGTCGATCATGGACCAAGCCGGAGCGGCTTGGGCGTTGGGGTTGTTCGTCGCGCTTGCCGGGGCGATGCTCCTGTGCGCGGCGGCGATGATGGCGGCCGGCCGGCGGCTCGAGCAAGCGGACGGATACGAACGATCCCCGGGCACTCGTGCATCGTCTATAGAATAAATCGAAAAGCCAACCCGAAGGAGGCCGCATCATGCTCCGCCGTCCGATCTCCGCCTTGCTGACCGCCGCTCTTGTTGCCGTATGCGCACCGGCTTGTTTGTCGACGCGCTCGCCCGGATCGTCCGCGCCCTCTCCCGCTCGTCCCTCGTTGCCGCCGGCGGATGTTCCGGTACCCGGCTCCCCCGCCCAGACGCCGACGTCCTCCGCTTCCGATACGCCCCGTCCGCCGGCGAAGCCGTCTCCGACGCCGGATTACCGGCTGCCGATCGTCGGATCGTCCGCCGCGATCACCGGCAAAGCCTGGACCAACATGCTGTCCTGGCGGAAGCGGATCGCGGAGTTTTCGAAGGAGCATCCCGACCGCGTCGTGCTGAACGGCCCGGACCGGCCGCGCGTGGCGCTTACGTTCGACGACGGCCCTGACGACCGCAACACGTTAAGCGTCAAGGAGACGCTGGACCGGTACGGGGTGAAGGGCAGCTTCTTCCTGATCGGGGAGTACGTGCGGCAATATCCCGACGTCGCCAAAAAACTCGCCGACGACGGTCATCTCGTGCTCAGCCACGCTGACCGGCACGTCGAACTGACCAAGGCCGGCGAAGACGAGGTCAAGGCCAGCCTCCGGGACGCGGCTGCCGAGATCAAGCGAGCGATCGGCCGCGAGCCAGCCTGGCTCCGTCCTCCTTACGGCGAGACGGACGAGCGCGTCGTTCAGGCCGCCGCATCCATCGGGTCCGGCATCGCCCTCTGGTCGCTCGATTCGCTCGACTGGTCCCAGACCGAGCCGGAGCCGATCGTCCAAAACGTGCTGGATCACGTTCGCAACGGCGACATCATTCTCCTGCATAGCGGCAAAGACAACGCGGTGACGGCGAAGGCGCTGCCTTCGCTGATCGAAGGCCTGCAAGCGGCCGGCTACGAGCTGGTCGACCTCGCGGCGCTGCTGGACCGGCCGGCTTACTTGGAGTAGCCGGCCGGGGACGGGGGATGGTTACGATCCCGGAAGCGTCTTGAAGGCTTCTTGCCGGAGCGAATGGGCTCCAGACGAGATCGGCCGCACGCCGAGCCCCCGCATGGGGGCTTTTCTGGTTTGGCGTACGCAGCGTCCGGCGAATTCGCGTCACTCTACCCGATATCCGCCGACAGCCGGTCCAGCGGCCCTCCCTCCGCAACCATCGGCTGCACACTGTACACCGAGATCGGAAACATCGGGAAACCCACGTAATACGGCGTAATCTCATACAACTGAAAATAGATCACGAGCGCTTTGTCCGCCAGATAATAGTCCTGATCCGGCCGGATCGACGTAAACGGCTGAAGCGTCTGAATGCCGCGCTGCTGTATTTGCCCGGCCACCTGCTGCGACAAGGCCGCCGCATAACCGGAACCGGGCTTGAACAGATCGCTTAGCTCGTACGCCCGGCCCGTCGACGTATCGAACGTCAGCGACTTCAGGTACGTCATGCCGTGAGCCATCCCCTGGGAATACGTGTAATTGCTCAGCGTCAAGCTGAGAATGCCCCGTTCGTTCGTCTTGATCTCGTATGAACCAAGCGTCTGGGGATTCGTGCCGGTCTGCACCTCCTGCTGCCGCCGAGCGAGCGCCTGTACGGCCTGCCGAATGGCGCGGTTGATCGCATGTTCGGCTGCGGGATTGGAGAGACCGGCCACTTCGGGATAATAAATCTCCGTGCCGGGAGCGCGCAGCGCTTGGGTCCGGATTGCCGCCGGAAGCGTCGGGTAGGTTGCCATCGGGCTCATCCTTTCGACGCGCAAGGGCGTCGCCATTGTTCCCATCAGCATATTCCGGGATAAATGCCGGGGTGACGCAATGCACGCCGATCGGACGGAACAGTTTCCGCTTGTCATTTCAGCCGCGGTCGGGTAGCATAGAAGTAGATTCATTGTTCACGTTAACAATTCCTTATGACGGAGGCTTAGCGATGAAAAAATTCATGGACGAAAACTTCCTGCTGTCCACCCCGACGGCCGTCAAGCTGTACCACGAGTACGCCAAACCGATGCCGATTATCGACTACCACTGCCATCTGAGCCCGCAGGAGATTTACGAAAACAAGACGTATAAAAACATCACCGAAGTCTGGCTGTACGGCGACCATTACAAATGGCGCGCCATGCGCTCGAACGGCGTGGAAGAGCAATTTGTGACGGGCGATGCAAGCGATTACGACAAGTTCCTCGCGTATGCCCGCACCGTGCCGATGACGATCGGCAACCCGCTCTACCATTGGTCGCATCTTGAGCTGCAGCGGTTTTTCGGCGTATACGATCTGCTGAACGAGAAAAACGCCCCCGCCATCTGGGAAAAGGTGAACGCCCAACTGAACAGCCCGGGCTTCGGCGCCCGCGACCTTATCGTCAAATCGAACGTCCGCGTCGTCTGCACGACCGACGATCCGACCGACTCGCTCGAATACCATATCAAAATCAAAGAGCTGCCGGACTTCGACGTGAAGGTTCTGCCTTCGTTCCGGCCCGACAAAGGACTGGAGATCAACCGGCCGACGTTCCTGGAATGGGTCGGCAAGCTGGCCGACGTGTCCGGCATCCGGATCGACAGCTACGGCGCGTTCCTGGCCGCTCTCGAATCCCGCGTGCGCTTCTTCCATTCCGTCGGCGGACGCGTCTCCGATCACGCGCTGGACTATGTGCCGTACGCCGAAGCGACCCGCGAGGAAGTGGACGCGATCTTCGCCAAGGCGCTGCGCGGCGAACCGGTCAGCTTCCACGAAGAGCAGCAGCACAAGACGTATACGCTGATCTTCCTTGGCAAACTGTACGCGGAGCTGGGCTGGGCGATGCAATACCATATTAACGCGGCCCGCAACAACAACGCCCGCATGTTCGCCGAGCTTGGACCGGATACCGGCTTCGACAGCATCAACGACAGCGTGATCGCGCAGCCGCTCGCGAAGCTGCTGTCCGCGCTGGATCGCGACAACAAGCTGCCGCGCACGATTCTGTACTCGCTCAACCCGACGCAAAATCACGTCATCGGCTCGCTGATCGGCTGCTTCCAGGGCGGAGGCATCCCCGGCAAAATTCAATTCGGCTCGGCCTGGTGGTTTAACGATACGAAGGAAGGCATGATCGCGCAGATGAAGGCGCTGGCCGATCTCGGCCTGCTCAGCCGCTTCGTCGGCATGCTGACCGACTCCCGCAGCTTCCTGTCGTATACGCGGCACGAATATTTCCGCCGCATCCTGTGCGATCTGATCGGCGGTTGGGTCGAGAACGGCGAGGTTCCCGAAGACTATGAGCTGCTCGGGGAAATCGTGCAAGGCGTGTCGTACAACAACGCGAATCGGTATTTTAACGAGTTCAAATAAAAATCGCCTTCCGGCATGAGAACAAGAAACGGCGTTCATCCCTGGCACAAACCGGGATGAACGCCGTTTCGCGTGTGGATCCTTGCGGGGCGGCCGGATCAAGCTTCGGCCTCGACCGGCTTCGGCTTGTACAGCCGCTTGACGATCAGCGTCTGGACGATCAAGAACAGTCCGCCGACCGTCCAATAGAGGGGCAGCGCGGCCGGAGCCGCGAACGAGAACAGCCCCATCGCCACGGGCGAGATCCAGCCCATCCAGGCGATCCGCTTCGCCATCTCCGGGTCCGTGCCGATCTGGGACACCTTGAACTGTACGAAATACACGGCGGCGGCCAGCACAGGCAAGATCAGATCGGGATGGCCCAGATCGAACCAAAGAAACGTATGCCGGGCGATCTCCGGCGTTCTCCGGATGGCGTGATAGAAGCCGAATACGATCGGAATCTGCAGCAGCATCGGCAGGCAGCCGATCGCAAGCGGATTATAGCCATGCTTCTGATACAACGCCAGCATCTCGGCCTGCATCTTTTGCCCCGACTCGGGACCGGCGTCCTTGTATTTCTCCTGCAGCCGCTGAAGCTCCGGCTTCATCGCCGCCATCTTCGTCTGCATCTCGGCCTGCTTCTTGCTCTGGTTCAGCATCAGCGGCATAATCGCCAGCCTGACGATCAACGTGGCGGCAATCAACGCGAACCCGTAGCTGCCGCCGAACATCTCCGCAAGCTTCGTGATCGTCCAGGAAAACGGGTATATGACGTAGTGATCGAACAGTCCCGGCGTATCGGCACTAATCGGTTCGCTGGAGATGCCGCAGCCCGCCGGGAGCAGAAGCAGCGGCAAAGCCGCAAGCCGCCGTAACGTGTTTCTCATTGCGATATCCTCCCTGAATGAAACGTGTGGAAATGCGAATCAGGGAGGATAGACAATCCGCATCGTCCTCCGGGGACTCCTTGCGTCTGGCGCCGCTGGTTATCCATCTGCGCAGCGGATGCGGGCCGATCGCACCGGTTACGGCTGCGCCTTGCCGCAAGCGCACTTCCGCTTCGCGGGCCCCGTCGGATCGGGAGCCGGGCAGCGGAACGGCCAGAGGCCGCAGCAGGACGGAATAGAACAAACCAAGCGAGACGACGACCGGAAGCCATTCCAATAAGTCCGCGATAGGTTGTCCCCCCTCTCCGGCCATGCCTTTATCCCGGTATTACGGCAAACATACGAGGACGTTTCAAGACAGCGCCCGCTTCATCCTCGAGCACCCGTCTTTATGCCGGGTTGCTCCTTTCATCATAATACCCGCTCTCCCGATCCGGCAACTTGTCTGTCCGGAAACAAAAAACGGGACGGAGGTTATACCCCGTCCCGCCCGGATCGGCCAACGCTTATTTCTTGATGAACTTCTGGTACGATTCCTTGTATTCGGCCATGATTTTGTCGCCGCCGCTTTTCTTCCATTTTTCCAGCTCGGCTTTGTAGCCGGCTTCGTCGATTTTGCCCATGATATATTTCGTCTGGGCATCCCAGATCAGCGTGTCGAGCTCGGCTCCGCGCTCGGAATACGTAGCGGAAGTCAGCGTCAGCGCCGGGTTGGAGACGATGTATTTGATGCCGTCGGCCTCCATCTTCGTGCCTTTCTCGCCGATCGGCACGTCTTTGAGCGGCTTGACGTTGTAGCCTTCGAGCACGGTCAGGTTGTCGCGGTAAGGCTTGACTTCGCGCTGGAACAAGTTGAAGCCGTCGCCGATAAATTCCGTGCGGTCGTCCGCCGTTTTGCCGTAATGCTTGCCTTCGATGCCGCGCAGCAGCAGAGTCGACATTTCCGGGCTCATCAGTTGGTCCAGGAAGCCGAGCACACGCTTCAGCTCGTCTTCCGTTTTGACCGCCGACTTCGGAATCGCGAGGAAGCCGTTGTTGCCGTTCTCCGAAGAGATGCGGATGCCTTGCGGGCCTTCGAAGTTCGCGACGTCGATGACGGCGTTGGGATTGACTTTGGAGAGACGGTCCTGCTGGCTCTTGCCGTTAGTCGCCACCGCGAAGCGCATTCCGACCTTCTCCGTGTCCATCAGCTTCTCCGCTTCGGTCGTGTCGAGCACCGCAAAGTCTTGGTTGATCAGCTTCTCCGCGTACAGCCTGCGGAACAGGTTCAGCGCCTCCATCATTTGCGGCGTGTCGTGCTCGGGCGTGAAGTTGCCTTCATTATCGACCGCCCATTTGTTGATGCCGCCTTGAGCGACGGCGAAACGCGTCAGCATCGAAGCTTGGCCTTGGTTGTACTTTTTGTGCAGGACGATGCCGTACGTGTCGTTTTTGCCGTTCTGGTCGGGATCGTTCAGCGTAAGCGCCTTCAATACGTTGTACCATTCTTCCGTCGTTTTCGGGAACGGGAGCTTGAGGTTATCCATCCAGTCCTTGCGGTAGACGATCGCGCCGCGGCCCATGTTCCGGAACAGCGGCACCCCGTAGATTTTGCCTTCGATCTTGATGTTCTCGTAGAACTGCGGGTTTTGCGCGCTCAAGTTTTTATAGTCCTTGAGCAGCGGCCCGATCTCCCAGAACAGGCCGGATTGGACCGCGTTGAACACGTTCGGCACGTAGTTCAGCTTCACCAGCTTCGGCATTTCGTTCGAGGCCAGCATGACGTTGATTTTCTCGTCGTACGCCGCGCTCGGAATCCACTGAATGTCCAGCTTCGTATTCGTGAACTTTTCGATCGCCTGCTCCACCTCGTTGCCCTTGGCCGGGATGTCGCCGACTTGCGTAATGGCGATGCTGAGCTGCAGCGGAGTCGTATCGGCCGGCTTCGCCGAAGCCGTCGACGAAGGAGCGGCGGACGGGGACGGCGAACCAGACGAAGCCGGGTTCGAATCGTCCGAGCCGCAAGCGGCAAGGATGGACGTTGCGCCGACGACGACGCCGCAGGCCAGAGACAAACGTGCTTTTTTGTTCATGCGTGCGGACCTCCTGTTTTTTGTAGGATGGGGTGATGCTATTAAAGTGAACGTCGGCGGGAAGCCGCGTTCAACCTTTAACCGAACCGAGCATGACGCCCTTCGCGAAATGTTTTTGCAGGAACGGATATACGACCATGATCGGCAGCGTCGCGAAGACGATAACGGCCATCTTGATGGTCAGCGGCTGGATGTTCATTTCTTCGATGTTGGTGTCGCCGACGCGGCTGTTGGCGTTGATGACGATCTCGCGCAGCAGCACCTGAACCGGCCATTTCTCGTTGTCGTTGATGTACATGATGGCGCTGAAATATTTGTTCCAGTGATCGACCGCGTAGAACAGGGCGAACGTGGCGATGGCCGGGAGCGACAGCGGCAGCACGATGCGGAACAGTACGCCGACGTCGTTGCAGCCGTCGATTTTGGCGGAGTCCTCGAGACCTTCGGGGATGTTCTGGAAGAAGTTTTTGAGGACGATCAGATTAAAAGCGCTGATTGCCGTCGGGATCATCAGGGACCAGAGCGTGTCGATCATGCCCAGCGATTTGACCACGTAATAGGTCGGGATCAGACCGCCGTTGAACAGCATCGTGAACAGGACGCCCATCAGTATCAGTTGGCGGCCCCGCAGCGTTTTGCGGGACAGCGGATAAGCGAGCAGGGAGGTCAGCACCAGATTGATCAGAGTGCCGACCACCGTGACGTAGATCGATACCCCTAGACTTCGCACGAGCGTGTTGGTCGAAAAGATGTACTTGTAAGCGGCCAGGGAGAACTCCTTCGGGTACAGAATGAACCCGCCCTGGGCCACGATGTGCGGCGCCGTAAACGAAACCGCCAGAATATAGATAAACGGGAGGACGCACAACAGCGCGATCACGCTCAGAACCGTGATGTTAAATGCGTCGAAGATCCGGTTGCCCCACGTTTTGTCGTATGGCATCTGCCTGCCTCCTTTGTCGCCGTTCCGGCCGATCCGGAATCGTCAGTATACGCCTTCCTCGCCGAATCGCTTGGCCAGCCAGTTGGCGACGACCACCAGCACGAGACCGACGACCGATTTGAACAGTCCGACCGCGGCGCTGTAGCTGAACTGCGCTTGCGTCAAGCCTTTGACGTAGACGTACGTGTCGAACACTTCGCCGACCTCGCGGTTTGTCGCCGTCAGCATCAGGAAGATATGCTCGAAGCCCGAATCGAGGAAGTTCCCCAGCCGCAATATCAGCAGAATCACGATTGTGCTGCGGATCGCGGGCAGCGTGATGTGCCATAGCTGCCGCCAGCGTCCGGCTCCGTCGATGCGCGCCGCCTCGTACAACTGGAGGTCGACGCCGGCCAGCGCCGCGAGGAAGATGATCGTGCCCCAACCGACTTCCTTCCAGATCGACTGGGTGACGATCATTGTCCGGAACCATTCCGGCTCCAGCAGGAACGGAATCTTCTCGCCCGTCAATTTGAACAACAGCTCGTTGACCGCTCCGCCTTCGGTCGTAAACAGAATGTAGAAAATGCCGACAACGACGACCCAGGACACGAAGTGCGGGATATAAACGAACGTCTGGATGAACCGCTTGAACCGTTCCGACCTCAATTCGTTCAGCATCAGCGCCAGAATGATCGGCAGCGGGAAGAAAAAAATCAGATTATAAATCGCGAGCAGGAACGTATTGCGGAACAGCATCCAGAATTGGTCCTCGCCGAAAAACCGTTCGAAATGCTTGAAGCCCACCCACGGGCTGCCGCTGAAGCCGAGGTGCGGCTTGAAATCCTGGAAGGCCATGATGACGCCGTACATCGGGACATATTTGAAGATGAGGAAAAATAAAATCCCGGGCAGAGCCATCAGATACAACCAGCGGTCTCTCAAGAAGTCGCGAATGATCGGGCTGCGGATGCGACGCCGGGCGGCCTCAACCGGCCGGAATCCGGAATCAGCGTTCGTCTGCATGTCCATCGCGGGGACCTCCCTTCGTATCAATCATCGTTGTTGCCCTCATTATGCGTTGACCTTCCATTGCAAGCTATCCTCCGTTTAGAACTTCATGCGGCCCTTCGCGCTAACCCTCAATCGGCGGGACTGCGGCGGCCCGGGTTAACTTGATTTAACCTTGGCGTTATCCGAATGAAACTACGGCGGCACGCCTTCGCAAGACCCGATCATTCGAATCCAACCGGCATATGTCCCGAGGTTCAAGGTTGATCATCGCCGTTCCGCGCGACTGTTCGCGGCCGTTAAAGAACGGTCACGCCCCCCGAGCGGCCCAAATGCACCGTATCCGCAAAAAAAGACCTGGCGCCGGCAACAATGCCAGCACCCGGCCGCCTGCCGCAAGCCGTCGGTCAATCCGTCTGGACGGCTCCGTTCCGTTCCCGGTACTGCCCCGGCGTCGTTCCGACCACCTTGCGGAAGGTGCGGATAAACGCCGTCGTATTGGAGTAATTCAGC includes the following:
- a CDS encoding heptaprenylglyceryl phosphate synthase, yielding MNAGFREWRHVFKLDPERPIGDEDLERLCLSGTDAILVGGSTGVTEENTIDLLSRVRRFAVDCALEVSDPGAIVPGFDHYLIPMVLNASSAEWITRKHQRAIRAYAPLIDWREVAGEGYVVLNPDSAVARLTGADTEMDGDDLAAYADLAEKLLSLPIFYVEYSGTFGDMEAVRQAAARLSRTRLFYGGGIDGPERAAQAAAVADTVVVGNIIYANLEAALSTVAAVKPEASLR
- the nfsA gene encoding oxygen-insensitive NADPH nitroreductase → MNETIELLKRHRSIRKYKPDPVKPEHLREILACAQMASSSSHMQAYSVIGVTDPKVKAQFAEWCGGQAYVASCPLLLVWCADLRRLDRICKAQGADSSADTTENLLVAVVDASLAAQNAAVAAESLGLGIVYIGSLRNRIAEVGRVLELPVHTVPLFGMCVGYPDQAPMKRPRLPVELVYHEERYRDIAPDDPALQRYDAEYSAYMSERTDGRVASSWTEQMRAKLSSPERLHMKEYLNGQGLGRR
- a CDS encoding MFS transporter, with product MTDRRLIFLASLSYLVIGMAHVVAGAVLEPMMDAYALDYSDGGQFIMNQFLGFLAGVLAGPWLSGRLGRRGAILLALGALAATEAVYTALPPWGWMLAIAPVAGFGFGLTEAVIGALVIDSIRERKASAMTLVETFFGVGALLMPAAAALLIRFGSWRLGFPLIAVSALASLILWKLAPKAESSPASPGDAEAAARNGGRYRPGQLPFLMLAILYFLFYVGMEMSFSNYLPSILMERASMEEAFAAAGMSLFWGTMVVGRLFAGRLAERIGYVRYLVFATAGGFFSLLLIRVAEGAAWSLMWTGINGLAWSGVFAVGLVYANRVLAGMTDRTTSLLVAFGGVGGALFPRLSGSIMDQAGAAWALGLFVALAGAMLLCAAAMMAAGRRLEQADGYERSPGTRASSIE
- a CDS encoding polysaccharide deacetylase family protein, with protein sequence MLRRPISALLTAALVAVCAPACLSTRSPGSSAPSPARPSLPPADVPVPGSPAQTPTSSASDTPRPPAKPSPTPDYRLPIVGSSAAITGKAWTNMLSWRKRIAEFSKEHPDRVVLNGPDRPRVALTFDDGPDDRNTLSVKETLDRYGVKGSFFLIGEYVRQYPDVAKKLADDGHLVLSHADRHVELTKAGEDEVKASLRDAAAEIKRAIGREPAWLRPPYGETDERVVQAAASIGSGIALWSLDSLDWSQTEPEPIVQNVLDHVRNGDIILLHSGKDNAVTAKALPSLIEGLQAAGYELVDLAALLDRPAYLE
- a CDS encoding DUF3298 and DUF4163 domain-containing protein, whose amino-acid sequence is MATYPTLPAAIRTQALRAPGTEIYYPEVAGLSNPAAEHAINRAIRQAVQALARRQQEVQTGTNPQTLGSYEIKTNERGILSLTLSNYTYSQGMAHGMTYLKSLTFDTSTGRAYELSDLFKPGSGYAAALSQQVAGQIQQRGIQTLQPFTSIRPDQDYYLADKALVIYFQLYEITPYYVGFPMFPISVYSVQPMVAEGGPLDRLSADIG
- the uxaC gene encoding glucuronate isomerase, with product MKKFMDENFLLSTPTAVKLYHEYAKPMPIIDYHCHLSPQEIYENKTYKNITEVWLYGDHYKWRAMRSNGVEEQFVTGDASDYDKFLAYARTVPMTIGNPLYHWSHLELQRFFGVYDLLNEKNAPAIWEKVNAQLNSPGFGARDLIVKSNVRVVCTTDDPTDSLEYHIKIKELPDFDVKVLPSFRPDKGLEINRPTFLEWVGKLADVSGIRIDSYGAFLAALESRVRFFHSVGGRVSDHALDYVPYAEATREEVDAIFAKALRGEPVSFHEEQQHKTYTLIFLGKLYAELGWAMQYHINAARNNNARMFAELGPDTGFDSINDSVIAQPLAKLLSALDRDNKLPRTILYSLNPTQNHVIGSLIGCFQGGGIPGKIQFGSAWWFNDTKEGMIAQMKALADLGLLSRFVGMLTDSRSFLSYTRHEYFRRILCDLIGGWVENGEVPEDYELLGEIVQGVSYNNANRYFNEFK
- the yidC gene encoding membrane protein insertase YidC, coding for MRNTLRRLAALPLLLLPAGCGISSEPISADTPGLFDHYVIYPFSWTITKLAEMFGGSYGFALIAATLIVRLAIMPLMLNQSKKQAEMQTKMAAMKPELQRLQEKYKDAGPESGQKMQAEMLALYQKHGYNPLAIGCLPMLLQIPIVFGFYHAIRRTPEIARHTFLWFDLGHPDLILPVLAAAVYFVQFKVSQIGTDPEMAKRIAWMGWISPVAMGLFSFAAPAALPLYWTVGGLFLIVQTLIVKRLYKPKPVEAEA
- a CDS encoding extracellular solute-binding protein, producing the protein MNKKARLSLACGVVVGATSILAACGSDDSNPASSGSPSPSAAPSSTASAKPADTTPLQLSIAITQVGDIPAKGNEVEQAIEKFTNTKLDIQWIPSAAYDEKINVMLASNEMPKLVKLNYVPNVFNAVQSGLFWEIGPLLKDYKNLSAQNPQFYENIKIEGKIYGVPLFRNMGRGAIVYRKDWMDNLKLPFPKTTEEWYNVLKALTLNDPDQNGKNDTYGIVLHKKYNQGQASMLTRFAVAQGGINKWAVDNEGNFTPEHDTPQMMEALNLFRRLYAEKLINQDFAVLDTTEAEKLMDTEKVGMRFAVATNGKSQQDRLSKVNPNAVIDVANFEGPQGIRISSENGNNGFLAIPKSAVKTEDELKRVLGFLDQLMSPEMSTLLLRGIEGKHYGKTADDRTEFIGDGFNLFQREVKPYRDNLTVLEGYNVKPLKDVPIGEKGTKMEADGIKYIVSNPALTLTSATYSERGAELDTLIWDAQTKYIMGKIDEAGYKAELEKWKKSGGDKIMAEYKESYQKFIKK
- a CDS encoding carbohydrate ABC transporter permease, translated to MPYDKTWGNRIFDAFNITVLSVIALLCVLPFIYILAVSFTAPHIVAQGGFILYPKEFSLAAYKYIFSTNTLVRSLGVSIYVTVVGTLINLVLTSLLAYPLSRKTLRGRQLILMGVLFTMLFNGGLIPTYYVVKSLGMIDTLWSLMIPTAISAFNLIVLKNFFQNIPEGLEDSAKIDGCNDVGVLFRIVLPLSLPAIATFALFYAVDHWNKYFSAIMYINDNEKWPVQVLLREIVINANSRVGDTNIEEMNIQPLTIKMAVIVFATLPIMVVYPFLQKHFAKGVMLGSVKG
- a CDS encoding ABC transporter permease — encoded protein: MQTNADSGFRPVEAARRRIRSPIIRDFLRDRWLYLMALPGILFFLIFKYVPMYGVIMAFQDFKPHLGFSGSPWVGFKHFERFFGEDQFWMLFRNTFLLAIYNLIFFFPLPIILALMLNELRSERFKRFIQTFVYIPHFVSWVVVVGIFYILFTTEGGAVNELLFKLTGEKIPFLLEPEWFRTMIVTQSIWKEVGWGTIIFLAALAGVDLQLYEAARIDGAGRWRQLWHITLPAIRSTIVILLILRLGNFLDSGFEHIFLMLTATNREVGEVFDTYVYVKGLTQAQFSYSAAVGLFKSVVGLVLVVVANWLAKRFGEEGVY